The following coding sequences lie in one Saccharomyces mikatae IFO 1815 strain IFO1815 genome assembly, chromosome: 10 genomic window:
- the NET1 gene encoding Net1p (similar to Saccharomyces cerevisiae NET1 (YJL076W) and TOF2 (YKR010C); ancestral locus Anc_1.294) — translation MYKLQVVLVPPSLQATTPMQFGYGPTIAESSQLLPNRTSIAQSAGDASLQYANLRSANVSFSPTYFSQSRFKKFLIFTKPASTLLELSDEIIGKCEKMYPSLQEDIEVLSLQDNSGCDLDPDFLVKDVFNINNIVRVILKNEIDLDESAPVSLYRSVKRSKLNNGSPQSVQPQQSLPSSSGVLRIAKKRPPTGTTTTTTIRSATNGSMRISTPLARQIYPPPSSKIISNNSDDEDEDVGERSFLPPPTQPQSPPIRISSGIDTGKKIKSSIIEEDIVSRSETVDPDKSKQQRLLSGTPIMSTMTPNRVTLTGQRVVSEHAHKNELIFSASTSSSSSLANNGAAATVVVTGQDSHRKPPVTTPRITSGMLRIPEPRISEIEKELKEGPSSPASILPAKATKIPMKKPYLENGDDYESDVSSSSENQETPETEPHSKASLQRSQSSIADNNGSPVKNSPLGDAMPHNVHLAELPKAGGTSISKFSNKESLENQQEEQPLRKSSLETIVEKKSQADPSNVVESRRMDGFPDDSHGRGKEESNDKLSQKENLPTISRNNKPMSASFNKPNGKEDSLGKKVAMSHRVPKGDGANLNNFIEGDDNDDDEADTTVRIVHQDSDSSTFAKSDLFKMIEGDDTDLPQWFKGKNSRKVFTSGNSRNSKPYTTVLNKDIDNSKPDPRNILPQRTPRSAAKRAAQLLAGAKKNEAPRKVTEDSSSAASTDDESESGIETDVSSDDGLRRKNQSVTKNGPKDISLHLLKGSVVPPTDVAVVNKEEGGEERNDRKAIQKMPENDIKPGSKTGHTSKISQPSTADNEISEQMAKSFYPNSNKKQNERNMTQTKTLPSVSSPTVTSAPSVATKATSSSTEELNHKNAKIKAKNESAKSEKQRKETPSKIRDLKTATTEAEESIPKVDKQTEESKESKEVPVSIRDTNNTNTLNENEASKINQLTQKKVNIRNHSKEGKTQLVKPSANDKLKDLKAKFTNSKTFVPPGIISHEKHDSNLRDGDSNSSGSSTEEESSSSSSSDEEISTSRKARRVVVNTPREPVRSSSSKIEAPSSLTTQRNNATPNKVPVTKLMDMSSPPAVESKTPSKPSSILHDLPRKVRPSLSSLSDLVSRGIPDVKEKTSKSSGKPQPKASLSSEDESSPDSESNSSSDSLSDSSSDSSRSNSDSSDSSDSSDDSKSFISAKSASAALGKKKKPSGGFASLIKDFKKK, via the coding sequence ATGTACAAGCTACAAGTGGTTTTGGTGCCTCCGAGTCTTCAGGCGACGACGCCAATGCAGTTTGGCTACGGACCAACCATCGCCGAATCTTCCCAATTGCTGCCAAACAGAACTAGCATCGCACAAAGTGCCGGGGACGCCTCTCTGCAGTATGCAAACTTGAGATCTGCTAATGTGAGTTTCTCCCCTACTTATTTCAGTCAGTCGAGGTTTAAGAAGTTTCTTATATTTACTAAGCCAGCAAGTACGCTGTTGGAGTTAAGTGATGAAATTATTGGTAAGTGTGAAAAAATGTATCCAAGTCTGCAGGAGGATATTGAGGTCCTGAGTTTGCAAGACAACAGTGGTTGTGATCTTGACCCCGATTTCTTGGTCAAAGATGTTTTCAACATCAATAATATCGTGAGAGTTATATTAAAGAACGAGATAGATCTGGACGAGTCCGCACCGGTATCGCTTTATAGGTCGGTGAAACGATCTAAACTGAACAATGGTTCGCCTCAGTCGGTGCAACCGCAGCAATCGCTTCCCTCCTCTTCTGGTGTTCTTAGAATTGCAAAGAAAAGGCCACCAACAGGAAccacaacaacaacaaccaTACGCAGCGCAACTAATGGATCTATGAGAATTTCTACTCCATTGGCTAGACAAATATACCCTCCACCTTCTTCGAAGATTATCTCCAACAATTCGGAcgatgaagacgaagacGTTGGTGAGAGATCCTTTTTGCCGCCTCCTACACAGCCCCAGTCACCTCCTATAAGAATCAGTTCAGGAATTGATAcaggtaaaaaaattaagtCAAGTATCATCGAGGAAGATATTGTGTCCAGGTCGGAAACCGTGGACCCCGATAAATCAAAGCAGCAACGGCTTTTGTCTGGGACCCCCATAATGTCTACTATGACCCCAAATAGAGTAACTCTTACCGGTCAAAGAGTCGTGTCTGAACACGCACACAAGAAtgaattgattttttcagcttcaacttcttcttcttcttctttggctAATAACGGAGCCGCCGCCACGGTAGTCGTCACAGGCCAGGACTCTCATAGGAAACCGCCCGTAACTACTCCAAGAATAACATCGGGAATGTTAAGAATCCCTGAGCCAAGAATTTCagagattgaaaaagagtTAAAAGAGGGACCTTCCAGTCCGGCTTCCATCTTGCCTGCTAAGGCTACAAAAATTCCAATGAAAAAGCCTTATTTGGAAAATGGTGACGACTATGAATCGGACGTGAGCTCAAGCAGCGAAAATCAAGAAACCCCTGAGACAGAGCCACATTCAAAGGCTTCATTGCAACGTAGCCAAAGCTCAATTGCAGATAATAATGGTTCTCCCGTGAAGAATAGTCCTCTTGGTGATGCCATGCCACACAATGTTCATTTAGCGGAACTTCCTAAGGCAGGCGGTACCTCCATCagtaaattttcaaataaagAATCCTTGGAAAACCAGCAAGAAGAACAACCGCTGAGAAAGAGTTCGCTGGAAACTATAGTTGAGAAAAAATCGCAGGCAGATCCCTCTAATGTGGTGGAGTCAAGAAGAATGGATGGTTTCCCAGACGATAGTCACGGgagaggaaaagaagagtCGAATGACAAACTCTcgcaaaaagaaaacttacCAACAATTTCTCGTAATAATAAACCAATGTCTGCATCCTTCAATAAGCCTAATGGGAAGGAGGACTCGTTAGGCAAAAAAGTTGCTATGAGCCATCGCGTACCAAAAGGAGATGGCGCAAATCTCAATAATTTCATTGAAGGTGATGAtaacgatgatgatgaggcAGACACCACCGTACGTATTGTTCATCAAGATTCTGATTCTTCTACTTTCGCAAAGTCCGACCTTTTTAAGATGATCGAAGGTGATGATACTGACCTACCGCAATGGTTCAAAGGTAAAAATTCGAGAAAAGTATTTACTTCCGGGAATTCcagaaattcaaaaccttATACTACAGTTTTGAATAAGGACATAGACAATTCTAAGCCAGACCCAAGAAATATACTACCTCAAAGAACACCAAGAAGTGCGGCTAAGAGGGCCGCCCAATTATTGGCGGGCGCTAAGAAAAACGAGGCTCCAAGAAAAGTCACTGAAGATTCTAGCTCAGCAGCATCTACTGATGATGAATCAGAAAGTGGCATTGAAACGGATGTGTCATCAGATGATGGTcttagaagaaaaaatcagtCAGTGACAAAGAATGGGCCAAAGGATATTTCTTTGCATTTATTGAAAGGCAGTGTTGTTCCACCAACAGATGTGGCAGTAgttaataaagaagaaggtggcgaagaaagaaatgatagAAAGgctattcaaaaaatgccTGAGAATGACATTAAGCCCGGTTCGAAGACAGGCCACACCTCTAAAATTTCACAACCTTCAACAGCTGATAATGAAATAAGTGAGCAAATGGCCAAAAGCTTCTACCCAAATTCaaacaagaaacaaaatgaaCGAAACATGACACAAACCAAAACATTGCCATCGGTATCCTCTCCTACTGTTACTAGCGCCCCTTCGGTAGCTACAAAAGCAACCTCATCATCTACTGAGGAACTTAATCACAAAAATGCTAAAATAAAAGCCAAGAATGAGTCTGCAAAGTCCGAAAAACAACGGAAAGAAACGCCTTCAAAGATTAGAGATCTGAAAACCGCTACTACAGAAGCCGAAGAATCAATACCTAAGGTAGACAAACAAACGGAGGAGTCCAAAGAATCAAAAGAGGTACCTGTCAGTATACGGGATACCAATAACACCAATACGCTGAATGAGAATGAAGCCTCCAAAATCAATCAGTTGACTCAGAAAAAGGTAAATATCAGGAATCACTCAAAAGAAGGCAAGACACAGCTTGTTAAGCCTAGTGCAAATGATAAATTGAAGGATTTGAAGGCCAAATTTACTAATAGTAAAACATTCGTGCCACCAGGTATAATTTCTCACGAGAAACATGATTCTAATTTAAGAGATGGTGATTCTAACTCGTCAGGTTCTTCTACAGAAGAGGAGTCCagttcatcttcttcctctgatgaagaaatttcaacATCAAGAAAAGCCAGAAGAGTTGTTGTAAATACGCCAAGAGAACCAGTTAGatcttcatcttccaaAATTGAGGCACCCTCTTCGTTGACGACCCAAAGAAACAATGCCACACCTAATAAAGTCCCCGTTACAAAATTGATGGACATGTCGTCTCCACCAGCTGTCGAATCCAAAACCCCTTCAAAACCTTCTAGTATTCTTCACGATCTTCCAAGAAAAGTCCGTCCTTCTTTGAGTTCATTATCCGATCTTGTTTCAAGGGGTATTCCGGATGTGAAGGAAAAAACTTCCAAATCAAGTGGGAAGCCACAACCAAAAGCCTCTTTGAGTAGTGAGGATGAATCGAGTCCTGATTCAGAGTCAAACTCTAGCTCTGATTCCCTCTCTGATTCCAGTTCAGATTCCAGTAGATCTAATTCAGATTCAAGTGACTCTAGTGATTCTTCTGACGATAGCAAAAGTTTTATAAGTGCAAAATCCGCTAGTGCCGCTTTaggtaaaaagaagaaacctAGTGGTGGATTTGCATCCttaataaaagattttaagaaaaaatga
- the SMC3 gene encoding cohesin subunit SMC3 (similar to Saccharomyces cerevisiae SMC3 (YJL074C); ancestral locus Anc_1.295): MYIKRVIIKGFKTYRNETIIDNFSPHQNVIIGSNGSGKSNFFAAIRFVLSDDYSNLKREERQGLIHQGSGGSVMSASVEIVFHDPDHSMILPSGVLSRGDDEVTIRRTVGLKKDDYQLNDRNVTKGDIVRMLETAGFSMNNPYNIVPQGKIVALTNAKDKERLQLLEDVVGAKSFEVKLKASLKKMEETEQKKFQINKEMDELNSKLTEMEQERKELEKYNELERKRKIYQYTLYDRELNDVINQMERLDGDYNNTVYSSEQYIQELDKREDMIEQVSKKLSNIEASLKIKNTTDLQQAKLRESETSQNLTDVNVKIKEVELQIESNSEQRSLDSTTLEEIKSIIRQRKKKLSKILPRYQELTKEEAMYKLQLASLQQKQRDLILKKGEYARFKSKEERDAWIYSEIEELKSSVQNLNEQGNKLQTERASLKEQYSKIDGEIEELIDSVNGPDIKGQLEDFDSELINLKQKLNGSLDTRKELWRKEQKLQTVLETLLSDVNQNQRNVNETMSRSLANGIINVKEITEKLKISPESVFGTLGELIKVNDKYKACAEVIGGNSLFHVVVDTEETATLIMNELYRMKGGRVTFIPLNRLSLDSDVKFPSNTTTQIQFTPLIKKIKYQPRFEKAVKHVFGRTIVVKDLGQGLKLAKKHKLNAITLDGDRADKRGVLTGGYLDQHKRTRLDSLKNLNESRSQHKKIIDELEIVRNELNDIDAEIDQVNGSIRRVSNERESVLTNIEIYRTSLNTKKNEKLILEESLNAIVVKLEKLNTNLTFAQEKLKTYENDLLQNFDSELSIEEKRKLESLTKEIGVVHNKLNVTSEALEGITTNIDSLNAELDSKLIPQESDLQAKVSEIGDAFILGLQDELKELQLEKESVGKQHENAILELSAIQREIEKLVAEETNNKKLLEKANNQQRLLLKKLDNFQKSVEKTMIKKTTLVTRREELQQRIREIGLLPEDALVNDFSDITSDQLLQKLNDMNTEISGLKNVNKRAFENFKKFDEKRKDLSERASELDESKDSIQDLIVKLKQQKVNAVDSTFQKVSENFEAVFERLVPRGIAKLVIHRRDDTKDQMDSIDDDMDVASSERTSSKDGDIMYTGVSISVSFNSKQNEQLHVEQLSGGQKTVCAIALILAIQMVDPASFYLFDEIDAALDKQYRTAVATLIKELSKNAQFICTTFRTDMLQVADKFFRVKYENKISTVIEVNREEAIGFIRGSNKFAEV; the protein is encoded by the coding sequence ATGTATATCAAGAGAGTGATTATTAAGGGTTTCAAAACCTACAGAAACGAAACAATTATCGATAATTTCTCGCCGCATCAGAATGTTATCATTGGGTCTAATGGATCAGGTAAATCTAACTTCTTTGCTGCCATTAGATTTGTTCTGAGTGATGATTACTCTAATCTCAAGAGAGAGGAAAGGCAGGGACTTATCCATCAAGGCTCGGGTGGTTCAGTGATGAGTGCCTCAGTAGAGATTGTATTCCACGATCCGGATCATTCCATGATATTGCCCTCTGGTGTGCTTTCGAGAGGTGATGACGAGGTGACAATTAGAAGGACAGTAGGACTGAAAAAGGATGACTATCAGCTGAATGACAGAAATGTGACTAAGGGAGACATAGTTAGGATGTTGGAAACTGCTggtttttcaatgaataatCCTTATAATATAGTGCCACAGGGTAAAATAGTTGCTTTGACTAATGCTAAGGATAAAGAAAGATTGCAGCTGTTAGAAGATGTTGTAGGAGCGAAGTCGTTCGAAGTCAAATTGAAGGcttcattgaaaaagatggaGGAAACagaacagaaaaaatttcaaattaataaagaaatggatGAGCTGAATTCAAAACTAACTGAAATGGAACAAGAACGtaaagaattggaaaaatacaatgaGTTGGAGCGTAAGAGAAAGATTTATCAATACACTTTGTATGACCGAGAACTGAATGATGTTATCAATCAGATGGAAAGGCTAGATGGTGATTACAACAATACTGTATACTCTTCTGAACAATACATTCAAGAGTTGgataaaagagaagataTGATTGAACAAGTTTCCAAAAAACTATCGAATATCGAGGCTTCATTAAAGATCAAAAATACAACGGATTTACAGCAAGCAAAACTGCGGGAGTCTGAGACTTCTCAGAATTTAACCGACGTTAACGTCAAGATAAAAGAGGTTGAACTACAAATTGAGTCAAACAGTGAGCAGAGAAGCTTGGATAGCACGACTTTGGAAGAGATCAAATCCATAATTCGgcagaggaaaaaaaagttgtcGAAGATTTTGCCTAGGTATCAAGAGCTTACAAAGGAAGAAGCAATGTACAAACTCCAGTTGGCTTCCTTACAGCAAAAGCAAAGAGActtaattttgaaaaaaggaGAATATGCTCGTTTTAAATCAAAGGAGGAACGCGATGCGTGGATTTATtcagaaattgaagaattgaaatCTTCAGTTCAAAACCTAAATGAACAAGGAAATAAACTACAAACCGAGCGTGCCTCTCTTAAGGAACAATATTCTAAGATTGATGGAGAGATTGAAGAGTTGATTGATTCTGTAAATGGACCAGACATCAAGGGTCAATTAGAAGATTTTGATTCGGAATTGATTAATTTGAAGCAGAAACTGAATGGAAGTTTAGATACCCGTAAAGAATTGTGGAGAAAGGAACAAAAACTGCAAACAGTCTTGGAAACTTTACTAAGTGACGTCAATCAAAATCAACGTAATGTCAATGAAACCATGAGCAGGTCGTTAGCGAACGGTATAATAAatgttaaagaaattacagAGAAATTAAAGATATCACCGGAATCTGTATTTGGGACATTAGGTGAACTGATTAAGGTCAATGATAAATACAAAGCATGTGCTGAAGTGATCGGGGgtaattctctttttcatgTTGTAGTAGATACCGAGGAAACAGCCACTTTAATTATGAACGAATTATATCGTATGAAAGGTGGAAGAGTGACTTTTATCCCATTAAACAGGTTATCTTTAGACAGTGATGTTAAATTCCCCTCAAATACCACCACTCAGATTCAGTTTACCCCcttgataaagaaaattaaatACCAACCCAGATTTGAGAAAGCCGTTAAACATGTCTTCGGAAGAACTATTGTCGTTAAAGATCTGGGCCAAGGTTTAAAATTAGCTAAAAAGCATAAGCTCAATGCTATCACCTTGGATGGTGACAGAGCGGACAAAAGAGGTGTACTTACAGGTGGGTATCTTGACCAACACAAAAGAACTCGTTTGGATTCGTTAAAGAACTTGAACGAATCAAGAAGCCAGCACAAGAAAATAATCGATGAACTAGAAATAGTAAGGAATGAACTAAATGATATCGATGCCGAAATTGACCAGGTAAATGGTAGTATAAGAAGAGTCTCTAATGAAAGGGAGTCCGTCTTGACAAACATTGAGATATATAGAACATCGCTGAACACcaaaaaaaacgaaaaattGATTCTCGAGGAATCTTTAAATGCTATTGTTGTTAAATTAGAAAAGCTGAATACAAATCTCACATTTGCTCAAGAAAAGCTGAAAACATACGAAAATGATTTGCTCCAGAATTTCGATAGCGAACTCTCGatagaagagaagagaaagcTAGAGTCtttaacaaaagaaatcgGCGTAGTGCATAATAAGTTAAATGTTACATCAGAGGCATTAGAAGGTATAACCACAAATATTGATTCACTGAATGCAGAATTGGACTCTAAACTTATTCCGCAGGAAAGTGACCTTCAAGCTAAGGTGTCTGAAATTGGTGACGCATTTATTTTAGGTCTGCAAgatgaattgaaagaattgcAATTAGAGAAGGAAAGTGTCGGGAAGCAGCATGAGAACGCTATATTAGAATTAAGTGCCATTCAAAGGGAAATTGAAAAGCTCGTTGCCGAAGAaactaataataaaaaactgCTAGAAAAGGCGAACAATCAGCAGCGTTTGCTATTAAAAAAACTTGacaatttccaaaaaagTGTGGAAAAGACGatgatcaagaaaacaacatTGGTTACTAGAAGGGAAGAATTGCAACAAAGAATTAGAGAAATCGGACTATTGCCGGAAGATGCTCTCGTGAATGATTTCAGTGATATAACAAGTGATCAGTTATTACAGAAGCTAAACGATATGAACACAGAGATTTCAGGTTTGAAGAACGTAAATAAGAGAGCATTTGagaacttcaaaaaatttgacgAAAAACGCAAGGACCTTTCAGAAAGAGCTTCAGAGTTAGATGAGTCTAAAGACTCTATTCAAGACTTAATTGTTAAGctaaaacaacaaaaagttAATGCGGTTGATTCTACTTTCCAAAAGgtttctgaaaattttgaagctGTTTTCGAAAGATTGGTACCTAGAGGTATTGCTAAATTGGTTATCCATCGCAGAGATGACACTAAGGACCAGATGGATAGTATTGACGATGATATGGATGTCGCTTCCAGTGAAAGAACAAGTAGCAAGGATGGCGACATTATGTACACTGGTGTTTCGATTTCTGTTTCCTTCAACTCTAAACAAAATGAGCAATTACATGTAGAACAACTGTCAGGCGGTCAGAAGACAGTATGTGCCATTGCTTTAATCTTGGCAATCCAAATGGTTGACCCTGCTTCCTTCTACTtgtttgatgaaattgatgCAGCATTAGATAAGCAGTATAGAACTGCTGTCGCTACGTTAATAAAGGAATTGTCAAAGAATGCTCAGTTTATCTGCACGACATTCAGAACAGATATGTTACAAGTTGCAGACAAATTCTTCCGCGTTAAGTACGAGAATAAAATATCCACCGTTATTGAAGTCAATAGAGAAGAAGCAATCGGGTTTATAAGGGGTAGCAATAAATTTGCTGAAGTTTGA
- the PRY3 gene encoding Pry3p (similar to Saccharomyces cerevisiae PRY3 (YJL078C); ancestral locus Anc_1.292): MLEFPISVLLGCLVAVKAQSTFPNFESDVLNEHNKFRALHVDTVPLTWSDTLATYAQEYADQYDCSGILTHSDGPYGENLALGYTDTGAVDAWYNEIKKYNYSDPGFSESTGHFTQVVWKSSTQIGCGYKYCGKTWNNYIVCSYNPPGNYLGEFAEEVEPLISTDPSSSSSSSAAPTTISAISSSIMPAVAQGYTTLISSEATSSPVATTINPAKTARLTASSSTRLTASSSTRLTASSSTRLTASSSTRLTASSSAAFTSRIEAGTSFASSSVSSSLTRSIATPDATSSSAISTVAASSTTTTASSGVSSSSASSSSASSTATSSTATSSTATSSTATSSTATSSTATSSTATSSTATSSTATSSTATSSTATSSTATSSTATSSTATSSTATSSTATSSTATSSTTTSSVTSSDAASSSGTSTKSSMSTISSSVNSVKFANTTISSAKTTSSVYASSSSLMTTRAADVSTSKKASISASEPTDLVTSATNAAHYATRPDSRPKSSSEALTSSLKTAKAINTAESASSASSSTKPTKYTTTSSPHMTSVTPPASSSANHTTGIVDLRSSNGFSKSASVLVSSASLAAEHTTLSNHSPATITSIPASASSAVANTSISRETSSLETSSVETSTHTTKIITTLVSSVNNSTSSSATVSLDPINNSVSLTDATKHTSTSLDSSSTTSVNASYNTTVIVSTSISKDDYSGKSHLTVSTSTTTKNELITNTITASCSTSTNFTVSTASPTDEAMITTAITTSCSTSNGATTQTNEATTPPSKTTTTTYLENDHTAFSGFDADVNAATTINFRGISSQPSGVATSENPNETAPVKLTSNEGEASATTTTKQTSATSHAKPSSQDVSTGITSSNRGRSTTTQPKRSVSHQPTSSIYTQLKHGTSTTAQLSAYEGAAASPFIFPCNNLPETIAAFVVAVLLAF; encoded by the coding sequence ATGCTAGAGTTTCCAATATCAGTTCTCCTTGGCTGCCTAGTGGCTGTCAAAGCGCAAAGCACGTTCCCAAACTTCGAGAGCGATGTCCTGAACGAACATAATAAGTTCAGGGCGCTACACGTTGACACGGTGCCCCTCACGTGGTCAGATACTCTGGCCACATATGCGCAGGAATATGCCGACCAATATGATTGCTCGGGAATCTTGACGCACTCTGATGGCCCATATGGTGAGAACCTTGCCCTTGGCTACACTGATACCGGAGCTGTGGACGCCTGGTATAACGAGATTAAAAAGTACAATTATTCGGACCCTGGGTTTTCTGAATCCACGGGTCACTTCACCCAAGTGGTCTGGAAGTCCAGTACACAGATCGGATGTGGTTATAAGTATTGTGGTAAGACGTGGAACAATTATATTGTCTGCTCCTATAACCCTCCTGGAAACTACTTGGGCGAGTTTGCGGAAGAAGTGGAGCCACTTATAAGCACTGACCCTTCgtcctcatcctcatcctcaGCTGCACCAACAACCATCTCTGCGATTTCATCTAGTATCATGCCCGCTGTAGCGCAGGGATATACAACATTGATATCATCTGAGGCCACTAGCTCTCCAGTAGCGACCACCATAAACCCCGCAAAGACTGCTAGACTCACTGCGTCATCATCTACTAGACTCACTGCGTCATCATCTACTAGACTCACTGCGTCATCATCTACTAGACTCACTGCGTCATCATCTACTAGACTCACTGCGTCATCATCTGCTGCATTTACCAGTAGGATCGAAGCAGGTACCTCCTTCGCTAGTTCATCAGTTTCAAGTTCCCTGACCAGGTCCATTGCTACACCTGATGCTACTTCCTCGAGTGCCATCTCTACCGTTGCTGCCTCATCTACCACTACTACTGCTTCAAGTGGTGTTTCTTCCAGTAGTGCATCTTCTAGTTCTGCCTCAAGCACTGCCACCTCAAGCACTGCTACCTCAAGCACTGCCACCTCAAGCACTGCCACCTCAAGCACTGCTACCTCAAGCACTGCCACCTCAAGCACTGCCACCTCAAGCACTGCCACCTCAAGCACTGCTACCTCAAGCACTGCCACCTCAAGCACTGCCACCTCAAGCACTGCCACCTCAAGCACTGCCACCTCAAGCACTGCTACCTCAAGCACTGCCACCTCAAGCACTGCCACCTCAAGCACTGCCACCTCAAGCACTACCACCTCAAGCGTCACGTCTAGCGACGCTGCTTCATCCAGTGGTACCTCGACTAAGAGTTCTATGAGCACCATTTCCAGTTCCGTTAATTCTGTAAAGTTTGCAAACACTACTATATCTTCTGCTAAAACCACATCCTCCGTGTACGCTTCGTCGTCATCTCTGATGACCACGAGAGCCGCTGATGTTAGCACCTCCAAGAAGGCCTCAATTTCAGCTTCCGAGCCTACAGATCTAGTTACCAGTGCAACTAACGCCGCCCATTACGCAACCAGACCTGATTCACGCCCCAAAAGCTCCTCTGAAGCCCTTACTTCCTCTTTGAAGACTGCTAAGGCAATCAATACAGCCGAGTCTGCAAGCTCAGCTAGTAGCTCCACCAAGCCCACTAAATATACCACTACATCTTCACCACACATGACGTCAGTGACTCCACCCGCTTCAAGTTCCGCAAATCATACCACTGGCATTGTTGATCTCAGATCCAGTAACGGCTTTTCTAAGAGTGCTTCCGTGTTGGTCTCCAGTGCAAGTCTTGCTGCCGAACACACCACCCTGTCCAACCATTCCCCTGCGACCATCACATCGATACCCGCCTCTGCTTCCAGTGCTGTTGCAAATACTTCCATTAGCCGTGAAACTTCAAGTTTAGAAACTTCAAGTGTCGAAACCTCTACACACACTACTAAAATTATTACTACCTTGGTCTCTTCTGTGAACAACTCTACAAGCTCAAGCGCCACAGTATCGTTGGATCCTATCAACAACTCAGTTAGCTTGACCGACGCAACTAAACACACTAGTACATCTTTAGATAGCTCGAGTACCACCAGTGTTAATGCTTCATATAACACAACAGTTATCGTGTCTACGAGTATCTCCAAGGATGATTATTCAGGCAAATCCCACCTCACCGTCTCCACTTCAACTACTACTAAAAACGAATTGATAACCAACACCATTACAGCTTCTTGTAGTACAAGCACTAATTTCACCGTTTCCACTGCTTCCCCCACAGACGAGGCGATGATCACTACCGCAATCACCACCTCTTGCAGCACTTCAAACGGCGCCACAACCCAGACCAATGAGGCAACTACGCCGCCTTCTAAGACCACTACCACTACCTATCTAGAAAACGATCACACTGCCTTTTCCGGCTTCGATGCGGACGTCAACGCCGCAACTACCATTAACTTCAGAGGCATATCTTCTCAACCTAGCGGTGTCGCCACATCAGAAAATCCAAACGAAACTGCTCCCGTCAAATTGACTTCAAACGAAGGCGAAGCCTCCGCAACGACCACAACTAAACAAACTTCTGCTACTTCGCACGCTAAGCCATCTAGTCAGGACGTTAGCACAGGAATAACTAGTAGCAACCGTGGTCGTTCAACAACCACCCAACCAAAGAGATCCGTCTCGCATCAGCCAACTTCTTCGATCTACACTCAACTTAAACACGGTACATCCACTACCGCACAACTATCTGCATACGAAGGCGCTGCAGCATCCCCATTTATTTTCCCGTGCAACAATCTACCAGAAACAATTGCCGCTTTCGTCGTAGCTGTTCTACTCGCCTTCTAG